AGGGTCAACAGGTACTGGAACAGCTTTACTTTTACTGAGTCTTTTTATAAATGACAGTATTCTCATCAGCGTTTCATTGTAAGGGCTATCTGTGAAATATATCTATTAGTATTTGGCTTTACTACTCAAATAAGCAGCGGGTAGCAAACCTCAATCGGCTTACTACCCGCTGCTATTTTATTACAAAGCTAGGTGCCCTCCCCTATCGCTGCCCCACTGTTGGTGTTTGCGTCTGCTTGCCGGAGAAGTCGAAGTACAAGGTTAGCTCTTTGGCGTAGGAGGGGTCTTTGCTGTAGTCGTAGTACATGTTGGCGCGACCCATGGGGCCCATGTTTTCGGCTTTCTGCGACTTGGTGCCGATGGGTATAATCAGCAAAACCAACGCATTATTCTGGCGAACTAATCTAGAACTTGATTGCCAGCGAAATATGCCCGCCCAATCCTACCTCCACTATCTTTTGCAGAGTAGATAGACGTACCTCTTTTACATCGTTCTCAATCTTCGAGATATACGATTTTGTGGTGCCGACCTTCTCCGCTAGCTCTTCTTGCGTCAGGCCTTTCTCTAACCTAGCTTCATGTAATAAGGCACCTAGCTTAAAGCTCTCATAGCCAGCTTCCAGTTCCTCCCGCTTGGCCGAACCACGTTTGCCGTAGTGCTTGTCCTTGAAATCGCTCAGGGTAGTTACGTTACTGTTTTTCACTTTCATATTCTTGCTTGATTTTCAATGCTTTCTCAATTTCCGACTTAGGCGTCTTCTGAGTCTTCTTCTGAAATCCATTAGCTAAGACAACCAACTTGCCAGCGTCGAAAAAGCAGAAGATTCGGAAAATATTACTGCCCGTTTGCACGCGTATTTCATACAAGCCATCCGTTCCTTCCAGGTGCTTGAGGTAGGTTGCGGGCACTCTTTCTACTTCTTCAAGCAGTTCAAGCGTCCAGATGATCTTGGCTTTCACCTTATCCTGCTGACGTACAAAGAACTGTTCAAAGTAGTCTTTGTAAAAGATAATGGTCCGGTGTTTCTGACTGTTGCTCACTTCCCAAAACTACAAAAGTTGCCCATAAGTGCAACTTTTGTGTTAATTCATAAAGCTTGTGCCTGCTAAGCCTAGGAAAGCTAGGTTTTCTCCTTACCGCTGCCCCACTGTTGGTATTTGCGTCTGCTTGCCGGAGAAGTCGAAGTACAAGGTTAGCTCCTTGGCGTAAGAGGGGTCTTTGCTGTAGTCGTAGTACATGTTGGCGCGACCCATGGGGCCCATGTTTTCGGCTTTCTGCGACTTGGTGCCGATGGGCGGGATGCCGTGCATGAAGGACAGATTGCCACTGGGGAAGGGCGGGGCCGTGTTGTAGGGCTTGGCGCCGAAGCGGGGCGTGAACAGGCGCAGGTACACGTCTTCCTGGTCGCAGAGGATGGTGAGCGGCTGGCCGGTGGTCTGGAGCGTGAGCCAGTAGAAGTTGGAGTAGTAGCCCTTGAACTCGGGGTACACGGGGGACTTGGTGCCGTCGGGCTCGCCGGTGCTGGTGTTGTTGTAATCTTTGGACCACACCCCTAGGTTGGTGCCTTTCAGGCGGTCTTTCCACACGCGGTACGGACCGTCGCCGCGCCACTGGATGCCTTTTACTTCCTTTTCGGGGTAATTGAAGCTCAGGCCGGCCAGCTGGAAATCATAGTCTTTGGGGAAGTACTTGGCCGTCATCTTCACCCAGCCGGAGGGATACACCGTCCACTGCAACGATTGGTAGCGGCTCGCCTTCCCAAACTTCGATTCAATAACCACATTTTGCCCTTCCTGACGCTGGCTCAGGCCCTCGAAGGCGGTTTCGCCGTCGGCTAGTACCGGGCCGTGGCTCAGCGGAATGATGCCCTTGGCGTTGCGCACCTGCCGCAGCAGACCCGTTTTGCGGCTGAAGGTGAGCGTGATACCGTTGGCCGACGCTGTGTAGAGCGAATCGTTCTCCGACACCGTGGCCGCGCTGCCGCCCTGCATGCTCACGAGGCGCTGGGCTACCTGAGCCGGATGGGCAATGGGCCAGCTCCAGGTGTAGATTTCGCGCCCGGCGGGGTCAGTAGCCGTGATGTAGAGGACGTCCTGCTGCTGCCAGTCGGCAGGCAGATTCAGCTTGAGTGGGCCAAACTCGGTGGGCGCGATGCTCGGTGCGGTGATGGTACCGGTTTTGGTGACGGGCGCCGCCTTGCTGCCGGGGCTAGGTAGCTGGGCTAGCTTCCAGGTGAAGCGGCACTGGTTGAGGTTGAGGTAATGGTAGCGGTTTTGGACCCGGAACGTGCCATCGAAGGCGGGCGTGATTTCGCGGCGCTCGAAGAACACGGGGCTCCATACTTCCTTGATGGTGTAGTAGCTTCCCTCCTTCTCGTGGTAGGGCCCCACGACGCCGTCGGGAGCGTGGTCGCCGTCAACGTCGAGGACACCGCCTTTGTCGGTGCGGACCACGGCAGCGTCGGCGAAGTCCCAAAGGAAGCCGCCGGCTGATAGCGGCTCACGCCACATCTGCTCCCAGTAGTCTTGCAAGCCAGCACCGTGGCCGCCGTCGTAGAGGCCGTGCAGAAACTCCGTCGGGAATACGATGTTGTGGCCTTGCAGGTGAGTGCCGTTGCCGTAGTCGTAGTTTATGTAGTGCTGGGTATCGGTACCGCGGAACACCTGCCAGGCGTGGATCACGGGGCGCTTCTGCATGTCCATGCGGTCGAGCACGGGGTCGAGGTCGAAGTTGTGACCGCCCTCGTTGCCGTTCACCCACACCACAATGCTCGGGTGGGTTTGGTCACGCTTCACCATTTCTTCGGTCAGCTTGGTGCCCACTTGGGTGTCGTAGGCGGCGTGCCAGCCGGCCACTTCGTCGAGCACAAACAAACCGAGGGAGTCGCATGCTTCCAGGAAGTGCTCGTCGGGCGGGTAGTGCGACATGCGCACGGCGTTCATGTTCATGTCCTTCATCATGTTCACGTCGGCGATGCTCAACGCCTTGCTCATAGTGCGACCCGAGCTAGGCCAGAACGAGTGCCGGCACACGCCCTTGAACTTGATCTTGGTGCCGTTCACGTAGAAGCCTTCTCGCTCGCGCAGCTCCACCGTCCGGAAGCCAAACTTCTTATTGACGGTATGCACCGCTTTGCCGCCTTGGCGCAAGGTCATCACCACGCGGTAGAGGTTGGGCGTTTCAGACGTCCAGAGGCGAGGGCTAGGTAGCGTTGTTTCGAGGTGCACGGTAGCGTTGCCGCCAGTCACGGCACTTTTGAACTCCTGACCAGCCTTCTGACCATCAAGGGTGTACAACTGGCCCACTACCTCATCAGCGCTGGTGCTGGCACCTAGGTACACGTCGGATTTAAAGCTGCCGTCGGCTTTGGCATCAAGCGTAATACGCTCAATGTGCTGGGGTGGCAAGGCCTCTAAGTACACCGGCCGGAAGATGCCGCCGAAGATCCAGAAGTCGCCGCGCCGCTCGGCGCCGTTCACCGATTCGTTGGCGGAGTGCTTGGCGACGGTGGCTTCGAGCAGGTTAGTTTTGCCGTACTTCACCAGCTTGCTGATGTCGTACTTAAAGCGGTAGTATGAGCCTTGGTGCATCAGCCCCGCCGACTGCCCGTTGATCTTTACCTCGGTATCGGTCATGGCGCCTTCGAAGACGATGTTGATCGTCTTACCCTGCCAATTGGCAGGTACCTTGAAGGAGTACTTGTACAAACCCTTCTCCTTGCCGCGCGCCGTGTCTTTGTCGTGGCCGTAGTTGTACTTGCCGAAGCCTTGCAGCTCCCAGTTAGAAGGCACCGCGATGGTGGTCCACTTGCCGGAGTTGCGCCCGGCCGTGCAGAAGAACTTCCACTTCATCGTGTGGTCTTTGTCGGTGCCGGAGAGGTACTGGGTTTCGGTGGTCTGGGCGTGGAGGCCTAGGGGCAGAAGAAGCAGGAGAATGAGTAGGAATCTGGGCATGTTGTTCTGGTGGGCGCCTCACCCCCCGGCCCCCTCTCCGAAAAGGAGAGGGGGCGCCTGACGACGGTGATGGTAAGTGGGACTAACTGAGTTAATTCTATAGATTGG
This Hymenobacter sp. GOD-10R DNA region includes the following protein-coding sequences:
- a CDS encoding helix-turn-helix transcriptional regulator codes for the protein MKVKNSNVTTLSDFKDKHYGKRGSAKREELEAGYESFKLGALLHEARLEKGLTQEELAEKVGTTKSYISKIENDVKEVRLSTLQKIVEVGLGGHISLAIKF
- a CDS encoding type II toxin-antitoxin system RelE/ParE family toxin, with translation MSNSQKHRTIIFYKDYFEQFFVRQQDKVKAKIIWTLELLEEVERVPATYLKHLEGTDGLYEIRVQTGSNIFRIFCFFDAGKLVVLANGFQKKTQKTPKSEIEKALKIKQEYESEKQ
- a CDS encoding glycoside hydrolase family 2 protein; the encoded protein is MPRFLLILLLLLPLGLHAQTTETQYLSGTDKDHTMKWKFFCTAGRNSGKWTTIAVPSNWELQGFGKYNYGHDKDTARGKEKGLYKYSFKVPANWQGKTINIVFEGAMTDTEVKINGQSAGLMHQGSYYRFKYDISKLVKYGKTNLLEATVAKHSANESVNGAERRGDFWIFGGIFRPVYLEALPPQHIERITLDAKADGSFKSDVYLGASTSADEVVGQLYTLDGQKAGQEFKSAVTGGNATVHLETTLPSPRLWTSETPNLYRVVMTLRQGGKAVHTVNKKFGFRTVELREREGFYVNGTKIKFKGVCRHSFWPSSGRTMSKALSIADVNMMKDMNMNAVRMSHYPPDEHFLEACDSLGLFVLDEVAGWHAAYDTQVGTKLTEEMVKRDQTHPSIVVWVNGNEGGHNFDLDPVLDRMDMQKRPVIHAWQVFRGTDTQHYINYDYGNGTHLQGHNIVFPTEFLHGLYDGGHGAGLQDYWEQMWREPLSAGGFLWDFADAAVVRTDKGGVLDVDGDHAPDGVVGPYHEKEGSYYTIKEVWSPVFFERREITPAFDGTFRVQNRYHYLNLNQCRFTWKLAQLPSPGSKAAPVTKTGTITAPSIAPTEFGPLKLNLPADWQQQDVLYITATDPAGREIYTWSWPIAHPAQVAQRLVSMQGGSAATVSENDSLYTASANGITLTFSRKTGLLRQVRNAKGIIPLSHGPVLADGETAFEGLSQRQEGQNVVIESKFGKASRYQSLQWTVYPSGWVKMTAKYFPKDYDFQLAGLSFNYPEKEVKGIQWRGDGPYRVWKDRLKGTNLGVWSKDYNNTSTGEPDGTKSPVYPEFKGYYSNFYWLTLQTTGQPLTILCDQEDVYLRLFTPRFGAKPYNTAPPFPSGNLSFMHGIPPIGTKSQKAENMGPMGRANMYYDYSKDPSYAKELTLYFDFSGKQTQIPTVGQR